GTAGCCCCGCACCACGAAAGAGGTGACGAACGCCTCGACGAGGGCCGCCAGCAGCAGCAACGGCACGATCACGCTCCAGAAGAGCCTGAGGCCGTTGCCGAGATCGTTCGTCAGGCTCGACTCGAAGCTTCCGAAAAGGCGCTTCAGCGCCCGGCTCCCGATCAGGATGCCGGCGCTGGCGCCGAGCAGAACCGCGGGAAGCTCGAAGATCCCGTGCGGCGCGATCGCGAGCAGCGACAATGCCACCCCGCGCGCCTGGATCGAGGCGTAGAAGACGAAGCCCAGCGCGAAGCCGTTGAGCAGCAGGAAGCCGACCGGGAGAACGGCGCCGGCGAAGCCGAGCACGAGCACGAGCAGGGTCTTGAGGCCGTTGTTGAGGAAGATCGCGAGCGCGAGCGCGGGCTTCGGCAGCGCCCCCAGAGTCCGGGCGAAGACCCGGAGCGATTCGCGAAACGCAGATCCGAACTCGAGCGTGTGCGCCGCCGCCAGCGCGCCGATGATCGCGCCCGCCGCCAGCAGCGAGACGCTGATCTTCAAGTGGGGCTGGAGCTGCCGAAGATAAGCGCGTTGTTCCGGCCGGAGCATGGTCCCGCGATGATAGCAGATCGCTCCCGGGAATTCACCCGCTCCCGCCGCTTGACAAGAGCCGGCCCGCTCCATATGGTTCGTGGCCGAAGGACAGGCCCGCCATGGTGATCGATTGCCACGCCCACGTCATGCCCAAGAGCTGGTTCGATCCGAAGTCGCCGCCGTCGATCTTCGATCTGGACCGCCTGTTTCGCGAGCAGGACGAGGCCGGGGTCGACCTCACCGTCTTCGGCAACAACTGGATCCGCTCGCCGCAGGGCGCCGATCCGCTGCGTGTGGTCAAGGAGTTCAACGAGCACGCCGCGGAGCTGACCTCCAGGCACCCCAGGCGACTCCTCGGCCTCGCCTGCTCGGTGCCGTTCGACGACGGCGAGATTCTCAAGGAGACCGAGCGGGCGATCAAGCAGTACCGGCTGAAGGGCATCATGATCAATTCCAGCGTCAACGGGGAATACCTCGACTCGCCGCGCGCCGAGCCGTTTTTCGCCCTGGTGTCCGAGCTGGACGTGCCGCTCTTCGTGCATCCGCCGAAGTTCACGATCGGCAACGAGAAGATGGAGATCTTCAGGCTGCCGGAGATGCTCGGCCGTCCGTTCGACACCACGCTGTCGCTCACGCGCTTCATCTTCAGCGGCGGCTTCGAGCGCTTTCCGAACCTGAAGATGGTTTGCGCTCACGTGGGGGGCGCGCTCCCGATGCTGCCGGGGCGCTACGGCTTCGGATACGAGCTGAGAAAAGATTCGACCTTCGGGCCGTGGGAGCCCGACGTGATGACCCGTCCCCCCGCCTCTTATATCGAGCAGCTCTACTTCGACACGGTCTGCTATCACCCCCCCGCCGTGCAGTGCGCTATCGATACGGTCGGCGTCGATCACGTGGTATTCGGCAGCGACTCTCCGCCGGTCCCGCTCCCGCTCGCCCGGGCCGTGGATACGGTGCGGCGGCTCCGCATTGCGGAAAGCGACAAGCAAAAGATTCTCGGCGGCAACGCGGCCCGGTTGCTTCGCCTGGCGGTCTGAGCGGCGTTCTCCTACCAGCCGGCGGCGGCGACTTCGGCGATCGCCTGCAACGCCCGCTCGATATCCTCGCGATCGACGTCGAGGTGCGTCACCATGCGCACCCGCGTGCGATCGACGGGGCCGCCGAGAACCCTGCGCTCGGCGAGCCGCGCGAGGAACTCCGCAGCGGTGAGCCCGGTCTCGCCCACGTCGTAGAGCACGATGTTGGTCTGGACTTTACGCTCGTCGATGCGGATGCGCGGCAGCCGCGCCAGGCCGGCGGCGAGCGCCCGCGCGTTCTCGTGATCGATGTGCAGCCGCTTGGGCCCCTCTTCGAGCGCCACCAGACCGGCCGCGGCGAGCACGCCGACCTGGCGCATCCCGCCGCCGAGCATCTTGCGCAGCACGCGGCAGCGCTCGATGAAGTCGCGCGACCCGACGATCATGGAGCCGACCGGCGCGCCGAGGCCTTTGCTCAGGCAGAACTGAACGGAATCGCACTTGCGCGTCATCTCGGCCACGTCCTCGCCTAGATAGACGGCGGCGTTGAAGATGCGCGCCCCGTCGAGGTGCACCCGGAGCCCGGCCTCGTGAGCGCGATCGCAGATTTCGTGCACGAGCGGAGTCGGATAGACTGTCCCTCCGGCCATGTTGTGCGTGTTCTCGAGCGCCACCAGGGCGGTCTGCGGCCGGTAATAGGCCTTCTCCCGGATCGCCGGCGCGATCCGCTCCCACGTGAGGATGCCGTCCTCCCCGGCGACGACCCGGGGCAGCACGCCGGCGATCGCCGACATCGAAGCCATCTCGTAGTTGTAGACGTGCCCGGCGGCTTCGCAGATCACCTCCTGCCCGCGCGTGGTCTGTGCCATGAGACAGACGAGGTTTCCCATCGATCCGGACGGCACGAACAGCCCCGCCTCGCGGCCGAAGATCTCCGCGGCGCGCGCCTGGAGGCGGTTCACCGTCGGGTCTTCGAGGTAGACGTCGTCGCCAACCTCGGCTTCCGCCATGGCGCGCCGCATCGCCGGCGACGGCCTGGTCACCGTGTCGCTTCGCAAGTCGATCACTTTCTCGCCCATACTCCCCTCCGGAGCCCGGGCCCCGCGGCGGCCGGTCGCTAACGCACGCCGTCTTCGATCTCCCGGATGACCTCCTGCGCGAGCGACGGCCGGACGAACGCGTTGTAGATCGCGTCGTTCTGCAGCCACATGATGTCGGCCCGCTGCCGCACCGCCTCGCGCATCTCGTGCTGCAGGTGCGGCTCCATGCAATAGCGCCGGATCACGTCGATGACCATGCGCCCGTGTCCCTCGTCGTGGTACTCGTGCGCCCGGAAGAAATCCAGGCTCTCCCTGGGAATCCACGGATAGTGGCGCTCCAACGCCTCGCGCTCCTCGCGCATGCGCTGCGGCCCCCCGCCCTCGAAGACCAGGCCCGTGCCGATCGCCACCGCCCAGTGGCTCTGCTGGACCAGCGAAACGTACATCTCGAGAGCCGCCCGGACGGCCGGCAGAGGCTCGTAGCTCAGGATGTCGTCGCGCGCGATTCCCAGCCCTTCGGCGAACCGGACCCAGAGCTCCCGGTGGCTCGGATACTTGCCGCCGAAGAGGTCCTCGCCTTCCTCCTCGACCATGTTCTCGAGCAGCATGCGACGCAGCTCGGGAACCGGGCACTTTTGATAACGGATGCCGAAGAAGCGATGGATGTTGCGGAACTCGTGGAACTGGTTCATCGCCCACGCTTGCAGCTGCTCTCGCGTGAGCCTGCCCGAAAGCAGCAGCTGGCGGACGGGATGAACCCGCGGGTGGCGCTCCCGCAGCGCCCGCTGGAGATCCTCGATCAGCTCGTCCGGCTGTAGCAAAGCGGTCATAACTCCTCCTCCGGCCCAGGAATCCGTGGTATCCGGCGCCCTCAGCCTAGCGCTGAACCGCCGCCGCAATCAACAGGCCCCGGGCGCCGCGCGCGGTTGTCTTTGGTCCCGTCGTTGACTAACATAGAGCCGTGGTTTCCGTGTCGCTGCGCGGCCTGACGAAACGGTACGGCTCCGTCACCGCGGTCGACGGAGCGAACCTGGACGTCCGCGCCGGCGAGCTGCTCGTGGTCGTCGGCGAGAGCGGCTGCGGCAAGACGACGACGCTGCGGCTGATCGCGGGTCTGGAGCAGCCCGATGCCGGCACGATCTTCATCGGCGGCGTGCCGGTGAACGATGTTCCAGTCGGGCGGCGCGGTGTCCAGATGATCTTCCAGAGCTACGCGCTCTGGCCGCACATGAAAGTCTTCGACGAGAAGCGCTACACCAACCTGACGCTGCCCCTCAAGGTCCGGAAATGGCCGGCCGAGCGGATCGCCGGGTTCCTCCGCCCCCTGGCCGAGAAGCTCGGCATCGACCGGTCGTTCTTCCTGAGAAAGCCGCCGGAGCTTTCCGGCGGCGAGCAGCAGCGCGTCGCCCTGGGGCGCGCCATGGCGACGTCGCCGCGCATCCTGCTCATGGACGAGCCCCTGAGCAACATCGATCCGCCCAACCGGCTCAAGATGCGCGCCGAGATCGTCAGGTTTCACCGCGAGCACCGGCTCACGACCGTCTACGTCACCCACAATCTGGCCGACGGGATCGCGCTGGCGGACCGCATCGCGGTCATGCGGCTGGGCCGGTTCGAGCAGGTCGACACGCCGGAGAACCTGCTGCGCCGGCCTGACACCCAGTATGTCGCCGACTTCTTCGAAGCGGAGCGCCTCAGGAAGCGGCCGGTCCTCGAAGGAGCCTGATGCGTCCCGGGCTCGCGGCGTCGCTGCTCCTCGCTGCGCTCGGCGCCGCAGCCACCGCGGCCGGGGCCTCCTGCCGCGACCCGGACGTCGCCGGCGGATTTCCACGGCAGGCTCATGCCGCGAGCCCCGACGCGCTGATCGAGTACTTCGGCCACAACTTCTTCCAGATCACGAGCAAGCGGGGCACCCGGATCGTCACCGACCCGCTGGCCCCCGGGATGCACCCGACTCCGGCGCTGAGGCCCCACGTGGTCACGATCGGCCGCGAGCACCCCAACCACAATTATGTCCAGCTGGTGCAGGGCAATCCGGTGATTCTTCGGGGCCTGGTCGACTACGGCGCGGAATGGAACAAGATCAGCACGACGGTGGGGGACGTGCTGATCTACTCGCTGCCGATCTACCAGCAGCAGTTCGGCAACGCACTCAAGGGCGCCGCCTTCGTTTTCGACCTGGGCCTCCTCTGCATCGCTCATCTGGGCGACCTCAGCCACAAGCTCGCGCCGAGCCAGCTCAAGGCCCTGGGGAAGGTGGACGTGGCCATGATTCCGATCGGCGGCACCTTCACGATGCCGCCGGCGACGGCGCGGGAGGTGCTCGATCAGCTGAAACCCAAGATCGCCATTCCGATGCACTACCGCGAAGACATGGCGCTGCTGGGCATGTTCCTGGAGGGGCTGCCCCACCGGCGCCTTGGAACCCACAGCTTTCCCGTGAGCAAGAGCGCTCTCCCCGCCCGCACCGAAATCGTCGTGCTCAGCCCCTGGGCCGGGAGGGAAGACCGTTGAGACGGCGGCCGGCCGTCAGATCTTGAAAGCCTCCAGGGTCTCTCGGGCGAACAGCTCGTCGAGAACGAGCGGCGCCGCGACAAGCCCTTGCTCGTGCAGATAGCCGTTGAGGGTTTCGAGATTCCGGCGGTTGGGCTCGAGGCCGTAGGGCCAGTAATCCTCCCCCATCAGGTCGCGGATCTCCTCGTATTCCGCCGCCGTCCACGGCAGGCTCACGCGCAGCACGTTGGTATCGTAGAGCTCGCGCATGCACCGATCCTTCGCCTCGCAAAACGCCTTGTAGAGCGCTTGCGCCACCCAGGGAAAAGCCTCGTAGACGGCCCGGCGAACGACGACGACGTGCATCAACGGGAACAAGCCGGTGCGCCGGTAGTAGTCCATCTCCGCTCGCTTGTAGTCGGGAAACAGCCGGCGTACCTTCGGGGAGCCGGCGACGAAGCAGCTCGGCATGCGCGGCGACATCATGGCGTCGATCTCGCCCGTTTCGATCATGTCGTTGAGCGTGCGGTCCGGAATGCTTTCGATCCGGATGCGCGGAGGCAGCTCGAAATCGACCCGATCCTTGCGGCCCGGATGCTCTTCGCCCGCCTGGACCCAGAAGATCTCCTCCGGCGCGACGCCGTACTCGTGCTGGAGCAGGCCGCGCAGCCACACGGCGGCGGTCATGCTGTACTCCGGTACGCCGACACGCTTGCCGCGCAGGTCCTCGGGACGCGTGATCCCGCGCTCGGCGTTCACGAAAATGCAACGGTGGCGAAACGTCCTGGAGGGGAAAACCGGGATCGCCACGAAAGGCCGCCGGCCGCGTCCCGCGGCGATCAGCAGCGCGCCGAGCGAGAGCTCCGACGCGTCGAACTCCTCGTATTTCATCATGCGCCAGAAGATCTCCTCGACCGGCATCACCAGGTAGTTGAGGTCGATCCCTTCGGGTTTGACCGCGCCTTCCCGCAGGGGCCGCGTGCGGTCGTAGTCTTCGCAGGCGAGGGTCAGCAGGATCCTTTTCATGGCGCCGCTCCCGACGTCACGAACGCTGCGCTTCGTCGACGAGCTTCACGAAATGCTGCAGCTCGTTCACGAGCCCGCCGTGCCTCTTCTGGGCCAGCGTGGCGGCGAGATAGGCGCTGCCGAGGCAGATCCCGGTCGCTCCGGCCTGGACGTAGTCCTTGACGTTGTCGAGGCCGACCCCGCCGGAGACCATGAAGCGCATCTCCGGGAACGGGCCGGCCATCTGGCGAAGGAAGAGCGGTCCGCCGACGCAGTCCGCCGGGAAGATCTTCACGAGGTCCGCTCCCGCCCGGTGCGCCGCGAGGGCCTCGGTCGGCGTGGCCGCGCCGGGGATGCAGGCGGCGCCCGCTTCGTGGCAGACCGGGACCAGCTCCAGCTCGAGGGTCGGGGCGACGATGAACTCAGCCCCCGCCTCGAGAGCCTGGCGCGCCTGCTCCTTGGTGAGCACGGTTCCGGCCCCCACGCGAAGCTGGCCCTGGCGCGCCAGTGTCCTGATGATGTCCAGCGCTCCGGGGACGCTGGAAGTGATCTCGATGAACTTCACTCCGCTTTCCGCCACGGCCCGGGCGATGGCGAGCGCGTCCTCGGAGGTCCGGGAGCGCACCACCGCGACCAGACGCCGGCGTTCCATCTCGCGCACGATCTCCCCTCGTTCCATCACGCAAAAACTCCTAGCTGAGGCTCAGCCCTCCGTCCACGATCAGAGTCTGTCCCGTGACGAAGTCTCCGCCCGTGATCAATCCCAGGATCGCTGCGGCGACGTCGTCCGGGCTGGCGATGCGCCGGAGCGGGTAGGCGTTTGCCGCCTTGGCCACGACCTCGCGGTACTCCGCGCCGAAATGTCCGCTCATCCAGGGCGTGTCCGTGAAGGCCGGTGCGACGCAGTTGACGCGGACGCGCGGCGCCAGCGCCACCGCCAGTCCCCGCGTGAGGTAGATCAGGGCCGCCTTCGCCGTACCGTAGGCGAGCGAGGAGATCGTCGGCGGGGCAAGGATTCCGGAGATGGACGAGACGTTGACGACCATTCCTTCGGCCTCCGCCAGGAGCGGCGCGGCGGCGCGCGTGGCGCGAAACGCTCCCTTGACGTTCACGTCGAGGATCTCGTCCCAGATCTCGTCAGTAAGCCCGTCGAGATCGGAGAGCGCCACCCAATGCGTGAGCCCCGCGTTGTTGACCAGGACGTCGAGCCGGCCGAAATGATCGCGCACCCGATCGACCATCCGTCTCACTTCGTCGTCGCGCTTGAGGTCCGCCTGTACCGCCAGCGATTTCACGCCGTCCCGCTCCATCCGGGCGGCGAGGTCCACGGCTTCCCTGGCGGACTTCCGGTAATGGATCGCCACGCCGGCGATTCCCGCCGCGCAGAGCATGCGCACGACCGCTCCGCCGATACCACCCGCGCCCCCGGTCACGAGAGCCACCCTGCCGTCGAGTTTCATGATCCGCTCCAGGGGCGGCCAAGGCCGCCCGTCTTCAATGTGCCGCCGCGCGGTTCAGCAGTCGGAAAGGCCGAAGGTTCTGTCGATCGACACGAAAAACGGGACCTGCCAACCTGGAACTTCGAACGCTCTTTATTTCCGCGCCTCTCGCCGCCGCAGCGCGGCGGTTTCCTCCTCGTCGATCGTCCAGTCCTCCGGTAGCCGCACGAGCGCGGCGGGATCGCCGCGATAGCGGATCGCCACGCCGTACGCTTCCCGCGCCTGCTCCGGCGAGACGTACCCTTCGATCACGTCCCAGAGCACCCTGGCCGGCTCGCGCTCGAGCGGGTCGCCGAAGCCCCCGCCGCCGGGCAGGTTCAGATGAACGACGTCGTCGTTCTTGAGATCGACCATCGCCTTGGGATGCAACCGCGTGCCGTCGTGCAGAAAAACCTCTCCCGGCGCCCCCTCCTTGCCCCCGAGCAGGCCGGGCGCCGGGTACTTCGTCCGGTCGGCGATCGAGCTTACGCTCCAGCGCCCCCGCCCGCGCCGCGCGAACTCGGTGCACTGGCCGAGCCCGCCGCGCCATTTTCCCGGCCCGCCCGAATCGCGGCGCAGCTCGCGCTTCTCCAGCACCACGGGGGAAAGGCTCTCGATCACTTCCGCGGGCACGCCCGCCACCCCGCTCGGAAATCCGACCGCGCTCAGACCGTCCTTGGACGGCCGCGCGCCGGTGCCCCCTACCTGGAAGACGGTCAGCGTGAAAGGCGGGTTATCGCCGCGCCACACGCTCAACCAGATCGGGTCCGCCCCCGGCGCCATCA
The sequence above is a segment of the Candidatus Zixiibacteriota bacterium genome. Coding sequences within it:
- a CDS encoding amidohydrolase family protein translates to MVIDCHAHVMPKSWFDPKSPPSIFDLDRLFREQDEAGVDLTVFGNNWIRSPQGADPLRVVKEFNEHAAELTSRHPRRLLGLACSVPFDDGEILKETERAIKQYRLKGIMINSSVNGEYLDSPRAEPFFALVSELDVPLFVHPPKFTIGNEKMEIFRLPEMLGRPFDTTLSLTRFIFSGGFERFPNLKMVCAHVGGALPMLPGRYGFGYELRKDSTFGPWEPDVMTRPPASYIEQLYFDTVCYHPPAVQCAIDTVGVDHVVFGSDSPPVPLPLARAVDTVRRLRIAESDKQKILGGNAARLLRLAV
- a CDS encoding GntG family PLP-dependent aldolase — encoded protein: MGEKVIDLRSDTVTRPSPAMRRAMAEAEVGDDVYLEDPTVNRLQARAAEIFGREAGLFVPSGSMGNLVCLMAQTTRGQEVICEAAGHVYNYEMASMSAIAGVLPRVVAGEDGILTWERIAPAIREKAYYRPQTALVALENTHNMAGGTVYPTPLVHEICDRAHEAGLRVHLDGARIFNAAVYLGEDVAEMTRKCDSVQFCLSKGLGAPVGSMIVGSRDFIERCRVLRKMLGGGMRQVGVLAAAGLVALEEGPKRLHIDHENARALAAGLARLPRIRIDERKVQTNIVLYDVGETGLTAAEFLARLAERRVLGGPVDRTRVRMVTHLDVDREDIERALQAIAEVAAAGW
- a CDS encoding iron-containing redox enzyme family protein; translation: MTALLQPDELIEDLQRALRERHPRVHPVRQLLLSGRLTREQLQAWAMNQFHEFRNIHRFFGIRYQKCPVPELRRMLLENMVEEEGEDLFGGKYPSHRELWVRFAEGLGIARDDILSYEPLPAVRAALEMYVSLVQQSHWAVAIGTGLVFEGGGPQRMREEREALERHYPWIPRESLDFFRAHEYHDEGHGRMVIDVIRRYCMEPHLQHEMREAVRQRADIMWLQNDAIYNAFVRPSLAQEVIREIEDGVR
- a CDS encoding ABC transporter ATP-binding protein, with the protein product MSLRGLTKRYGSVTAVDGANLDVRAGELLVVVGESGCGKTTTLRLIAGLEQPDAGTIFIGGVPVNDVPVGRRGVQMIFQSYALWPHMKVFDEKRYTNLTLPLKVRKWPAERIAGFLRPLAEKLGIDRSFFLRKPPELSGGEQQRVALGRAMATSPRILLMDEPLSNIDPPNRLKMRAEIVRFHREHRLTTVYVTHNLADGIALADRIAVMRLGRFEQVDTPENLLRRPDTQYVADFFEAERLRKRPVLEGA
- a CDS encoding MBL fold metallo-hydrolase yields the protein MRPGLAASLLLAALGAAATAAGASCRDPDVAGGFPRQAHAASPDALIEYFGHNFFQITSKRGTRIVTDPLAPGMHPTPALRPHVVTIGREHPNHNYVQLVQGNPVILRGLVDYGAEWNKISTTVGDVLIYSLPIYQQQFGNALKGAAFVFDLGLLCIAHLGDLSHKLAPSQLKALGKVDVAMIPIGGTFTMPPATAREVLDQLKPKIAIPMHYREDMALLGMFLEGLPHRRLGTHSFPVSKSALPARTEIVVLSPWAGREDR
- a CDS encoding ABC transporter substrate-binding protein, with translation MKRILLTLACEDYDRTRPLREGAVKPEGIDLNYLVMPVEEIFWRMMKYEEFDASELSLGALLIAAGRGRRPFVAIPVFPSRTFRHRCIFVNAERGITRPEDLRGKRVGVPEYSMTAAVWLRGLLQHEYGVAPEEIFWVQAGEEHPGRKDRVDFELPPRIRIESIPDRTLNDMIETGEIDAMMSPRMPSCFVAGSPKVRRLFPDYKRAEMDYYRRTGLFPLMHVVVVRRAVYEAFPWVAQALYKAFCEAKDRCMRELYDTNVLRVSLPWTAAEYEEIRDLMGEDYWPYGLEPNRRNLETLNGYLHEQGLVAAPLVLDELFARETLEAFKI
- a CDS encoding bifunctional 4-hydroxy-2-oxoglutarate aldolase/2-dehydro-3-deoxy-phosphogluconate aldolase codes for the protein MERGEIVREMERRRLVAVVRSRTSEDALAIARAVAESGVKFIEITSSVPGALDIIRTLARQGQLRVGAGTVLTKEQARQALEAGAEFIVAPTLELELVPVCHEAGAACIPGAATPTEALAAHRAGADLVKIFPADCVGGPLFLRQMAGPFPEMRFMVSGGVGLDNVKDYVQAGATGICLGSAYLAATLAQKRHGGLVNELQHFVKLVDEAQRS
- a CDS encoding SDR family oxidoreductase, with product MKLDGRVALVTGGAGGIGGAVVRMLCAAGIAGVAIHYRKSAREAVDLAARMERDGVKSLAVQADLKRDDEVRRMVDRVRDHFGRLDVLVNNAGLTHWVALSDLDGLTDEIWDEILDVNVKGAFRATRAAAPLLAEAEGMVVNVSSISGILAPPTISSLAYGTAKAALIYLTRGLAVALAPRVRVNCVAPAFTDTPWMSGHFGAEYREVVAKAANAYPLRRIASPDDVAAAILGLITGGDFVTGQTLIVDGGLSLS